A stretch of the Acyrthosiphon pisum isolate AL4f chromosome A2, pea_aphid_22Mar2018_4r6ur, whole genome shotgun sequence genome encodes the following:
- the LOC100160879 gene encoding protein ecdysoneless, with protein MDSSRAVTTVRYEDYVEYFLFVRSDDSEEDAEELVKHINNLNTKALELVDRLSEQYIWHKDKFNLIPRFCPSAELRQSFSDTSDEVLPPHLYGVTHYGDNIEDEWFIVFLMKEITKEYPELVARVIDSDGEFLLIEAAECLPNWANPDNCDQRVYISDGDVHIIPLVSANSKKSITVSQALEQITKYPTATIATQEVNSAISSRLHGYPDKIKENLHCCHAYIPVGVAYLLKHQPSLIAPAVIAFCHRDMLDVKACQTMKHFPPKERVMRTVTMTKCLYAMLIKQKCVPEKRTGWDLVETTDSRYKAQITGIRIACGFEILVSQAKTTVKDDTPVDLTYDKRWHHYKSSLAEKGYFKNLYEGSNGYKLLEDQAKQYYLSNVDEYLSSPSISQRIKNILDSVTEQELVQLKSDISDLEPADDETWLDVSPSDLDRILEQKFGLKNSEQSSASNFASSFTDKIRSFLNQASDINGADFSKNHLSDDSDDSDDEDKPDDDKLSNLLVCGPDVMLPTNDDKDAVAVRYNKKKNKINEKSNVNFEPEKYEAALRSILDFKIPEDNWDESNSSDMDSYGSDCDDIMSGSQAGASISSYMAQMDKELASTSLGSSFVKKPTSDKNKLQKTVRIDPTVQCQDSEEDNFSDVEDFEPVDIDVNTFQHILKSYQEQLGLPGPAGNLLGPAGLNLGQEPSK; from the exons ATGGACAGCTCACGTGCAGTAACAACGGTGAGGTATGAAGACTATGTCGAGTATTTTCTGTTCGTTCGGTCGGATGACAGCGAAGAGGATGCCGAAGAACTGGTGAAACACATTAATAACTTGAACACTAAGGCATTGGAGTTGGTAGATCGGCTGTCCGAACAGTATATATGGCACAAGGACAAGTTCAATTTGATACCACGGTTTTGCCCCTCAGCAGAACTGAGACAGTCGTTCTCTGATACTTCGGAcg aagTATTGCCGCCACATTTGTATGGTGTAACCCACTACGGTGATAACATTGAAGATGAATGGTTTATTGTGTTCTTGATGAAAGAGATCACAAAGGAATATCCTGAACTTGTCGCTCG TGTTATAGATTCTGATGGGGAATTTCTACTTATAGAAGCTGCAGAGTGTTTGCCCAATTGGGCAAATCCCGACAACTGTGATCAGAGG GTCTATATAAGTGATGGTGATGTTCATATTATCCCATTAGTTAGTGCAAatagtaaaaaatcaattactGTTTCACAAGCATTGGAACAGATTACCAAATATCCTACTGCCACTATAGCTACACAAGAAGTCAATTCTGCGATATCATCGCGCTTGCACGG GTATCCAGATAAAATCAAAGAAAATCTCCATTGCTGCCATGCTTATATACCAGTAGGTGTAGCGTACTTATTAAAACACCAACCAAGTCTAATAGCACCGGCTGTTATAGCATTTTGTCATAGGGATATGTTGGATGTTAAAGCATGCCAAACAATGAA ACATTTTCCTCCCAAAGAAAGAGTAATGCGTACAGTGACCATGACCAAATGTTTGTATGctatgcttataaaacaaaaatgtgttccTGAAAAGAGAACTGGTTGGGATTTAGTTGAAACAACAGACTCTCGATACAAAGCACAAATTACAGGAATAAGAATA gcTTGCGGATTTGAAATATTAGTCAGCCAAGCAAAAACCACAGTCAAAGACGATACACCTGTAGATTTGACCTATGACAAACGTTGGCATCATTACAAATCTTCTTTGGCCGAAAAAGGATATTTTAaa AATTTATACGAAGGTTCAAATGGATACAAATTATTAGAAGATCAAGCTAAACAGTATTACTTATCAAATGTAGATGAATATTTATCATCTCCATCAATTAgtcaaagaattaaaaatattttagatagtgTTACTGAACAAGAATTAGTTCAGCTAAAAAGCGATATCTCAGATTTAGAACCAGCTGATGATGAAACGTGGTTAGATGTATCACCATCTGATTTAGATCGTATTCTTGAACAGAAGTTTGGATTGAAAAATTCTGAACAATCTTCAGCATCTAATTTTGCTTCCTCTTTTACTGACAAGATTAGAAGCTTTTTGAACCAAGCATCTGATATTAATGGAgcagatttttctaaaaatcatcTTAG TGATGATTCTGATGATTCGGATGATGAAGATAAACCTGATGATGATAAGCTTTCCAACTTATTAGTTTGTGGACCAGATGTAATGCTTCCAACAAATGATGACAAAGATGCGGTAGCTGTTAGatacaataaaaagaaaaataaaataaatgaaaaaagtaaTGTGAATTTTGAACCTGAAAAATATGAAGCTGCGCTCAGAAGTATTTTAG attttaaaattcctGAAGACAATTGGGACGAGTCAAACAGTTCTGACATGGATTCATATGGCAGTGATTGTGATGACATAATGTCAG GAAGTCAGGCTGGTGCTAGCATTTCTAGTTATATGGCTCAAATGGATAAAGAACTAGCATCTACATCTTTAGGAAGTAGTTTTGTGAAAAAACCTACAagtgacaaaaataaattacaa AAAACTGTTAGAATAGATCCTACAGTCCAATGTCAAGACAGCGAAGAAGATAATTTCTCTGATGTGGAAGATTTTGAACCTGTTGACATAGATGTGAATACATTTCAACACATTCTCAAATCATATCAAGAACAGCTTGGTTTACCAGGACCTGCTGGCAACCTTTTAGGACCAGCTGGTCTGAATTTGGGTCAAGAACcttccaaataa
- the LOC100569176 gene encoding deoxynucleotidyltransferase terminal-interacting protein 1, producing MVVHKLPIKHLNDDQQLQQMVTQQPTNFHRSSKPVPLVRQAPVFDLEVITSENFVPWKSTFNMRQVTLANIIDVANGNDKATTKAAKMRAKNLVNAAKSLDLLRQNLQNSINKDIDNVIKKYLTSYFGLAIDNVKNNLGSNCVTEDHVREVCRTMLDEAKLMYSNPPLSGSNSPFNTAQTTDMLIESRFAKQHSKNRSLLKRKEPPVQEAENNLSPTVEQTSSQTPLVKFHRFQSTWDPVKIHSQTLFVLATRAANKRGGRMGNKHPELFQYTIDMEDRDWLMKQKMFVLPPPTSVNATSILLLDDVQSILSTVNQKNNPHELKGFELPEFILNKVRSTMILNKPPELQSPQQIIITENGEIEEQPVCSITLNENTNSSITQSHAESSSIIISGTSTTLAEALNMLEYGERLPQHNEIPHSSPNNNTGLATTHSTLTALLAAENNFMPNNSQANNTQFGM from the exons ATGGTTGTCCATAAACTCCCCATAAAACACTTAAACGATGACCAGCAATTACAACAAATGGTGACCCAACAGCCAACCAATTTTCACAGGTCGTCTAAGCCTGTACCCCTTGTTCGGCAAGCTCCAGTATTTGATTTGGAAGTGATTACCAGTGAAAATTTTGTTCCATGG aaaagtACGTTCAATATGCGCCAAGTGACACTTGCCAATATTATTGATGTAGCTAACGGTAATGATAAAGCTACTACAAAAGCGGCCAAGATGCGTGCAAAGAATTTGGTAAACGCCGCAAAATCTTTAGATTTGTTGCGACAAAATTTACAGAATTCAATCAATAAAGATAttgataatgttattaaaaaatatttgact TCATATTTTGGCTTGGCTATTgacaatgttaaaaataatttgggttCAAATTGTGTAACTGAAGATCATGTGAGAGAAGTATGTCGAACAATGTTAGACGAGGCAAAGTTAATGTATTCAAATCCACCGTTGTCTGGCAGTAATTCACCATTTAATACAGCACAAACTACAGACATGTTGATTGAATCGCGGTTTGCAAAACAACATTCCAAA AATAGATCTCTACTGAAACGCAAAGAGCCACCTGTTCAAGAGGCTGAGAATAATCTTTCTCCTACAGTTGAACAAACATCATCTCAGACACCGTTGGTAAAATTTCATAGATTTCAATCCACTTGGGACCCAGTGAAAATTCATTCTCAAACATTATTTGTGTTGGCTACAAGAGCTGCTAAcaag AGGGGAGGTCGTATGGGCAATAAACATCCAGAACTATTTCAATATACCATTGATATGGAAGATCGAGATTGGCTGATGaagcaaaaaatgtttgttttaccACCACCTACATCTGTAAATGCAACTTCAATACTGTTATTGGACGATGTGCAATCAATATTGAGCACTGTGAATCagaa aaataatcCTCATGAACTCAAAGGTTTTGAATTACCAGAGTTTATATTGAACAAAGTAAGATCCACAATGATTCTCAATAAACCTCCTGAATTACAATCTcctcaacaaattattattactgaaaatGGCGAAATTGAAGAGCAACCT gtGTGCAGTATAACTTTGAACGAAAATACAAATTCTTCAATCACTCAATCCCATGCAGAATCAAGTAGTATCATCATctcag gGACATCAACAACACTTGCTGAAGCATTAAATATGCTCGAATATGGTGAAAGATTACCACAACACAATGAAATTCCACATTCATCGCCAAACAACAACACAGGATTGGCAACCACACATTCCACCCTTACCGCGCTTTTAGCTgctgaaaataatttcatgCCCAATAACAGTCAAGCTAATAATACACAGTTTGGAATGTAA